The following proteins come from a genomic window of Daphnia carinata strain CSIRO-1 chromosome 8, CSIRO_AGI_Dcar_HiC_V3, whole genome shotgun sequence:
- the LOC130699202 gene encoding uncharacterized protein LOC130699202: MKSLLQLGGFNLTKWTSLSRAVITALREFGSASPTLDLDLEKLPVERTLGVMWDSERDMLTFKIWKPSNHETLTKRAFLSIISSVYDLLGLVAPVIFIMKSLLQDIWTNEERIGWDDVLPETLSQRFYCWYDHLENMESLSVLRCFRFKRGRWTQQHLHVFTDASFKGYGAVAYFRTVLEDQSIKVSYVMSKTHVTPVKGLTIPLLELQAAVEGLNIAQTICHELEIDLRQITFHWDSQTVLRWIRSKTCVFEVFVNNRIGKILRNTGHRQWRHVAGDLNPVDLCSRGIDPKDVNKLVYFH; this comes from the coding sequence ATGAAGTCCCTTCTTCAGTTAGGTGGTTTCAACTTGACAAAATGGACGTCATTATCGAGAGCTGTGATAACAGCTTTACGAGAATTCGGCTCCGCGTCGCCAACCCTAGatctggacttggagaaactCCCTGTGGAAAGAACGCTGggagtaatgtgggacagcgaGAGAGATATGCTGACATTCAAGATTTGGAAGCCGTCGAACCACGAGACACTCACAAAGCGAGCCTTCCTAAGCATCATTTCTAGTGTCTATGACCTGCTGGGACTAGTCGCACCTGTTATCTTCATAATGAAGTCCCTACTCCAAGACATCTGGACAAACGAAGAACGGATTGGTTGGGATGACGTTTTACCTGAAACACTGAGCCAACGTTTCTATTGCTGGTATGACCATCTGGAAAATATGGAGTCTCTGTCAGTTCTGAGATGCTTCCGTTTTAAACGAGGACGTTGGACTCAACAGCacctccacgtcttcacggatgcaagcttCAAAGGTTACGGAGCAGTGGCCTATTTCCGCACTGTATTAGAAGATCAGTCCATCAAAGTGTCTTACGTTATGTCGAAAACACACGTCACGCCGGTGAAAGGCCTCACGATTCCACTTTTAGAGCTCCAAGCGGCAGTAGAAGGTCTCAACATCGCCCAAACGATTTGTCATGAGCTGGAAATCGATTTGCGGCAAATAACCTTCCACTGGGACTCACAAACGGTGTTGCGGTGGATCCGTTCCAAAACCTGCGtatttgaagtcttcgtcaacaaccgcatTGGAAAAATACTCCGGAACACAGGTCatcgacaatggcgtcatgttgCTGGAGACTTAAACCCAGTGGACCTCTGCAGTAGGGGTATCGATCCAAAGGATGTCAACAAATTGGTCTACTTCCATTGA
- the LOC130699201 gene encoding uncharacterized protein LOC130699201, giving the protein MLTFKIRKPPNNVTLTKRAFLSIISSVYDPLGLVAPVIFVMKSLLQDIWTNEERIGWDDVVPETLSQRFYYWYDHLENLESLSVPRCFRFKRGRWTQQCLHVFTDASSKGFGAVAYFRTVFEDHSVNVSFVMSKTHVTPVKGLTIPHLELQAAVEGLNIALAICRELEIDLRQVTFHTDSQTVLRWIHSKTCPFEVFVNNRIGKILRNTGRRQWRHVAGDLNPADLCSRDPSQWYTWEEITEPEERDVNVIRILAVKTENENHAIDRCVARFSSLVKIQRVLAWSTRFANNARAKLRDEKPMVGELKVEEMPFLDEVGQMRIGGRILQAPIDYAAKHPIILPASQPLTKRIIWDHHVRNMHVKTERWLIDLRSRYWVLSGRKVAKSVLNNCWSCKRTSAKPSPPLMASLPVHRLTPHLPAFTYTGIDYFGPLTVRVGGRGRRHEKRWISLFACFTTRAVHLEVANGLSMEEFLLCFSRFVSLRGKPKVVYSDNGTNFVAAEQELRQALEELVAKHQELHTVMACQQIEWHFSPPHGPHFGGVWERIVQSCKRAMKTSIGNCLVTDQVLRTVIAEVAALLNARPLTHLSVDPEDPDPLTPKHFLYGGARPYLPLQLADVEDMNVTNKQYLQSQAILQHFWNRWLCEYVPHLTERRKWQENRPNVTVGDLVLVIEPNTLRGQWPLGKVLEVIPSATDNVVRVVKVQLTNHPKPCIRPVAKLCIMVPANEQEVYAKEEKMELSTA; this is encoded by the exons atgctgactttcaagattcggaagccgCCAAACAACGTGACACTCACGAAGCGAGCCTTCCTAAGCATCATCTCTAGCGTCTACGACCCGTTGGGGCTGGTTGCACCAGTTATCTTCGTGATGAAGTCTTTACTCCAAGACATCTGGACCAACGAAGAACGGATCGGTTGGGATGACGTCGTACCGGAAACATTGAGTCAACGTTTCTATTACTGGTACGAtcatctggaaaatttggagtcgCTCTCAGTAccgagatgcttccgtttcaaacgaGGACGATGGACTCAACAGTGcctccacgtcttcacggatgcaagctccaagGGATTTGGAGCAGTAGCCTACTTCCGCACTGTATTTGAAGACCATTCCGTCAACGTGTCATTCGTCATGTCGAAAACGCACGTCACACCGGTAaaaggtctcacgattccCCATTTGGAGTTACAGGCGGCAGTAGAAGGCCTCAACATTGCTCTCGCGATTTGTCGTGAACTAGAAATTGATTTGAGGCAAGTAACCTTCCACACAGACTCGCAAACAGTGCTTCGGTGGATCCACTCGAAGACATGCCcatttgaagtcttcgtcaacaaccgtATCGGAAAAATACTCCGAAACACGGgtcgtcgacaatggcgtcacGTTGCGGGAGACTTAAACCCAGCGGATCTCTGCAGCAGGG ACCCCTCGCAATGGTACACCTGGGAAGAAATTACGGAGCCGGAAGAACGGGATGTAAACGTGATCCGCATCCTAGCagtaaaaactgaaaatgagaACCATGCCATCGACCGATGCGTTGCACGTTTTTCCAGCTTGGTGAAAATTCAACGGGTGCTGGCCTGGAGTACAAGATTTGCCAACAACGCCAGAGCAAAACTTCGTGATGAAAAACCGATGGTCGGAGAGCTGaaagtagaagaaatg CCCTTCCTGGATGAAGTCGGACAGATGCGAATTggcggacgtatacttcaAGCGCCAATCGATTATGCAGCCAAACACCCCATTATTCTACCAGCATCTCAGCCGTTAACGAAAAGGATAATTTGGGATCACCACGTTAGAAACATGCACGTCAAGACAGAGAGATGGCTGATAGACCTACGTTCTCGCTACTGGGTACTTTCTGGACGCAAAGTGGCAAAATCTGTGCTCAACAACTGCTGGTCTTGCAAGCGCACGTCGGCGAAGCCCAGCCCGCCGTTAATGGCTTCCCTTCCAGTACATCGTCTAACGCCTCACCTGCCCgcgttcacgtacacagggatTGATTACTTTGGACCCTTGACGGTACGAGTTGGTGGACGGGGACGAAGACATGAAAAACGTTGGATCAGCCTATTTGCGTGCTTCACTACACGAGCAGTACACCTGGAAGTGGCCAACGGGCTCAGTATGGAGGAGTTTTTACtctgcttctcccgttttgttaGCCTACGTGGAAAACCGAAGGTCGTTTACAGCGACAATGGGACAAACTTTGTTGCCGCCGAGCAAGAGTTGAGACAAGCCTTAGAAGAACTTGTTGCTAAGCACCAAGAGCTTCACACCGTGATGGCTTGCCAACAGATTGAGTGGCACTTCTCTCCACCCCATGGACCCCACTTCGGCggtgtttgggaaaggatCGTACAATCCTGCAAGCGGGCAATGAAGACCAGTATCGGGAACTGCCTAGTTACGGACCAAGTCTTACGAACCGTAATCGCTGAAGTGGCAGCTTTGTTGAACGCCCGTCCGTTAACCCATCTGAGCGTGGACCCAGAAGACCCGGACCCGTTAACGCCAAAGCACTTTTTGTACGGTGGAGCTCGGCCATATTTACCTCTACAACtggccgacgtggaagacATGAACGTAACAAACAAACAGTATCTGCAAAGCCAAGCCATACTccaacatttttggaataGATGGCTATGTGAATACGTTCCCCACTTAACTGAGAGAAGAAAgtggcaagaaaataggcctaacGTCACCGTAGGGGATCTAGTACTTGTAATCGAACCCAATACTTTGCGTGGGCAGTGGCCGTTGGGTAAAGTGTTGGAAGTTATTCCCAGTGCAACGGATAATGTTGTTCGAGTGGTAAAAGTACAACTTACCAATCATCCAAAACCATGTATTCGGCCGgtggccaaattatgtatcatgGTCCCAGCCAACGAACAAGAAgtttacgcaaaagaagaaaaaatggaactttCAACAGCGTAA